A single region of the Brassica rapa cultivar Chiifu-401-42 chromosome A03, CAAS_Brap_v3.01, whole genome shotgun sequence genome encodes:
- the LOC103862457 gene encoding 60S ribosomal protein L8-3: MGRVIRAQRKGAGSVFKSHTHHRKGPAKFRSLDFGERNGYLKGVVTEIIHDPGRGAPLARVAFRHPFRYKKQKELFVAAEGMYTGQFLYCGKKATLVVGNVLPLRSIPEGAVVCNVEHHVGDRGVLARASGDYAIVISHNPDNDTTRVKLPSGSKKIVPSGCRAMIGQVAGGGRTEKPMLKAGNAYHKYRVKRNCWPKVRGVAMNPVEHPHGGGNHQHIGHASTVRRDAPPGQKVGLIAARRTGRLRGQAAALASKQE; encoded by the exons ATGGGTCGTGTCATCAGAGCCCAACGTAAGGGAGCAGGTTCCGTCTTCAAGTCTCACACTCACCACCGCAAGGGCCCCGCCAAGTTCAGGAGCCTCGACTTCGGCGAGAGAAATGGTTACCTCAAGGGTGTCGTCACGGAGATCATCCACGATCCGGGACGTGGTGCTCCGTTGGCCCGCGTCGCCTTCCGTCATCCTTTCCGCTACAAGAAGCAGAAGGAGCTCTTCGTCGCCGCCGAAGGTATGTACACCGGACAGTTCTTGTACTGCGGTAAGAAGGCCACTCTCGTTGTCGGAAATGTACTCCCTCTCAGATCTATCCCTGAGGGAGCTGTTGTCTGCAACGTTGAGCACCATGTCGGTGATCGTGGTGTGCTCGCTAGAGCTTCTGGTGATTACGCTATCGTTATTTCTCACAACCCTGACAACGACACGACCAG AGTTAAGTTGCCGTCTGGATCGAAGAAGATTGTCCCAAGTGGTTGCAGGGCCATGATTGGTCAAGTTGCTGGAGGTGGAAGGACTGAGAAGCCAATGCTCAAGGCGGGTAACGCGTACCACAAGTACCGTGTGAAGAGAAACTGCTGGCCTAAGGTTCGTGGTGTGGCTATGAACCCTGTGGAGCATCCTCACGGAGGAGGTAACCATCAGCATATTGGTCACGCCAGTACTGTTCGTCGTGATGCACCCCCTGGGCAGAAGGTTGGTCTTATTGCTGCAAGGAGAACTGGTCGTCTCAGAGGTCAAGCTGCTGCTCTTGCTTCCAAGCAAGAATAA
- the LOC103862458 gene encoding NAC domain-containing protein 76-like, producing MESVDQSCSVPPGFRFHPTDEELVGYYLRKKVASQKIDLDVIRDIDLYRIEPWDLQERCRIGYEERNEWYFFSHKDKKYPTGTRTNRATMAGFWKATGRDKAVYEKSKLMGMRKTLVFYKGRAPNGQKTDWIMHEYRLESDENAPPQEEGWVVCRAFKKKPTTGQARNTETWRSGYFYDQLPSGVGSSMEPLNYVSKQKQNIFAQDFMFKQELGGSDIGLNFIDCDQFIQLPQLESPSFPLMKRPVSSTSITSLEKNHNKYKRPLTEDDENFDELISSKSKDKKKKASVMTTDWRSLDKFVASQLMSQEDGVPDFGVHQEDDTNKTGQCNNEESNNNGIEMPSSSLLRDREEENRFISGFLCTSLDYDLI from the exons ATGGAATCAGTGGATCAGTCATGTAGTGTTCCTCCGGGATTCAGGTTCCATCCAACAGATGAAGAGCTCGTTGGTTACTATTTGAGGAAGAAAGTGGCATCACAAAAGATCGATCTTGATGTCATTAGAGATATTGATCTCTATAGAATCGAACCATGGGATTTACAAG AAAGATGCCGAATCGGATATGAGGAACGAAATGAATGGTATTTCTTCAGCCACAAAGATAAGAAATATCCAACAGGAACAAGGACAAACAGAGCGACCATGGCTGGTTTTTGGAAGGCCACAGGTCGAGACAAGGCTGTCTATGAGAAGTCAAAATTGATGGGTATGAGGAAAACACTTGTATTCTACAAAGGAAGAGCCCCTAATGGCCAAAAAACTGATTGGATCATGCATGAATACCGGCTAGAGTCAGATGAGAATGCGCCTCCTCAG GAAGAAGGGTGGGTCGTTTGTAGAGCTTTCAAGAAAAAACCAACGACCGGGCAAGCCAGGAACACGGAAACTTGGAGATCAGGTTACTTTTACGACCAATTACCGAGCGGAGTTGGCTCGAGTATGGAGCCTCTCAACTACGTATCTAagcagaaacaaaacatttttgcACAAGATTTTATGTTCAAGCAAGAACTAGGAGGGTCAGATATCGGTTTAAACTTCATTGACTGTGATCAATTCATTCAACTTCCGCAGCTAGAAAGCCCTTCATTTCCTCTTATGAAGAGGCCAGTGAGCTCAACATCGATAACATCACTGGAGAAGAATCATAATAAATACAAAAGACCACTAACAGAAGATGATGAGAATTTCGACGAGCTGATAAGTAGCAAAAGTaaagataagaagaagaaagcatcAGTGATGACAACGGATTGGAGATCACTCGATAAATTTGTTGCTTCTCAACTTATGAGCCAAGAAGATGGAGTTCCAGATTTCGGAGTTCATCAAGAAGACGATACCAACAAAACTGGTCAATGCAATAACGAAGAAAGCAATAACAATGGTATAGAGATGCCTTCATCGTCGTTATTGAGGgatagagaagaagagaacagGTTCATCAGTGGGTTCTTGTGTACGAGTTTGGACTATGACTTAATATAG